In Candidatus Poribacteria bacterium, the genomic window ACTGCTTTTCCGCCGATGAAGTCGATAACAGATTCGTAGACGGGGAACCCGGGTTCGGGATAAATTACCTCATCACCCTCATCGATTAACGCTAAAATAGTGAAGAAAATAATAGGTTTCGCTCCGGGTGTCACTGTGACTTCGTCAGGGTGTATGGGAACCCCCCGCGTTTCGGTGATATGCTGCGCGACAACCTCGCGAAACTCCGGCACACCAGCAGATGGACAGTAGCCAGTATGCCCGTCCTTCATCGCTTTGTATGCTGCCTCAATAATATTAATGGGTGTTGGAAAATCCGGCTGTCCTATTTCCAAGTGGATGATGTCTTTGCCTTGTGCCTCTAACTGTTTGGCTTTAGCTAAGACTTCAAATGCGGATTCCGTGCCTAATCGACTCATCCGCGTTGCGAATGTGGATACTTCCAAAATTATACCTCCGCGCATTGGCTATCGGCTATCGGCTGTCAGTTGTCAGTAACCGTCGTAGGTACTGCGAACGTTTTCACCTATCACAAGGGTCACTGATGGCTGCAAGCCGACCGCTGACGGCTATTCTGCTTGCATGATAGCTCCGGTGGAACTCGCTATCCACACGTTCTGTCCGTCAAGCACAAAAACTTTGACTAATTTTTCTCTGGAATTTTCAAGCTCCCAAGTTCCGCCACCATCACTGGTACGCAGGATGGCACCAACTCCAAAGTCGCCACCAACAGCCCAACCGTTCTTCTCATCTGCGAACCCAACACTTCGCAGTGTTTCTTCTGTGCCACTCACTTGTTCTTCCCATGATTCGCCGCCGTCACTGGTGTGAAGAATCACACCATTTTCACCAACAGCCCAGCCCATTGACGCATCAAGGAAAAAGATGTCTTCAAGGATATCCTCTTTGTTGGTCGATTGTGTGACCCAAGTCTGTGCGCCATCTGTCGTTTTCTGAATCAAGGCATGTTGACCCTGTGTACTCGGACTCACGCGGACCCCGGCAACCCATCCGGTTTCTTCGTCAAGAAATTGAATGGCGTTGTACATATTTGCGTCATCATCGCCAACCGCCCCGATTTGTCCACCTTGAAGAACCTTCCATGAACGTCCGCCATTTTTCGTAGAAAGGATGGTGTCACTTTCTCCTACTGCGTACCCGACCTCTTTATTCGGAAAATAGATACCTTTAAGTCCGTTGCCAACCTTGCTGGTTTGCATTTCCCAGTCTCTACCGTTATTGGTACCGACGATTGCCCCGTTCGCGCCGACAGCCCAACCATTTTTATCATCGAGGAAGTACACTTCTGCTAAGTCGGCAGGGATTTTGATTTCCGATTTTTGCCACGACTTACCACCATCCATGGTGTATCCGATGAAACCTGGATTTTCAAAGTCTTCAAAGGATGCGGCACCGACGACCCAGCCAGTACTCATACTCGTAAAAACGATTGACATGTAATCCCGAACCTCTGGATCGCGTTCCTGTAAAATGCTCCAATTTCCTAACGCCGGTAGAACGGTCCCCAAAATACCGAGGGTCGCGAGTAGTATTATTCCTGTCAGTAGGCGTGACTTAAGTTTGTTCATTGTTATTGTATCTCCTTTTTTGATAAAAATGTATGCTAAGTGCAGATTTTTTTGGGTGCAGCTGCAGATCTCCAAAAACTTGCCGTTATAGAGCGTGCTGCAGCTTAGCAAGTCAGCGACTCGCTAATAAGATTATAATATAACCTTGAATTGCAAATTAAGTCAATACATTTTTCGCAAGCATCCAAGGGATCGAGACGTTGAAAGCAATACGGATTCTACCGAGAAAAATTAAAACGCCATAGGCTTGCGAGGATGCGTTTTAATGTTACGGACATCCGCTACTTTGCCACAATTAAAGTCCCGGTTTTAAAACTCTCTCCCACCTGAAGTTGATAGACGTAAACGCCGCTTTCCACAATTTCACCTGATTCGTCGTGTCCATCCCAAATCAACTCCGTTTCACCCGGTAGTGCAGTCAAAGACTTAACGAGCATTCCGTCAATGTCAAAGATGATCACTGTGAATTCACCCGATGTTTCTTCAAGCGCGCGCGCCGGGAAGACAACCCGATTGAAATCCTCGTCTGGAGAAAGCGGTGTAAAAGGATTCGGATAGGGTTTGTCAAAAATACGAAGCCTTTTTTCTATAGGGACGGATTCGTTGTTTGCCTCGTCAATAGCGATGACAGCATACGTAAAACTGCCTATAGGTAGTGAGCGGTCATCAATAAATCTATATTCTGTCTTTAACTCACTGATTTCCGCAAGCGTTGTAAGTCCTTCGGTAATTCGGTATATTATTACATCACGACTGACGCTCGGTTTCCATAAAACTTCGACACCATCGCTTGAAGGCGTGATGCTAAGCGTTGTCGGTGGCTCCGGTGCGGCAGTATCCAGTGATACATTTACTGTTTGGACCGGTGAGCGTTCCGATTGCAAGAAAAGCGTCTTGTAAGCGGTAATCTGATAGGTATGGTTACCCGGAGGAACGTTTACATCTCGAAACGTAGTTGACGAACGGTTTTCGACCTGAATCGTAGAATCGTCCTTGTCTCTATAGATGAGATAACCGTTGACATCTGAATCTGTTGATTTCTGCCAACGGAGGGTCACATCGTTTTCTCCGGTTTTATCGGCTTCAGCGGTGAAACCTATAACCGGGTCGGGTGGAACATTTGGAATAACCTGTAAGGTAAAATCGTCGTTGTTGAGTTTTCCGTCCGCCTGTCCGGGTCGGATGAATTCACCGATGGGACCGTCTTGAAGGTTGCGAAGCCGCGCTCTGAAAACCGCTTCTGGAATAAGCGTATTCGGGGTCTGACACTCAAAGGTAATTTCATAGAGCGAGTTCTGAAAATCAACGATAACATCTGCGAGTTCAACACGTAGAACACTTCCACCTGAGACGACAGCCCTCGCTACGATTTGGTTGCCATCCCGTGAAATACCTCTAAAAAAGGACGATTGGGTCAAAAATCCCCGTGGCATCGTGATTTCAATCGTTTTAATTTCTTCACCCGGCTCTGCTAAGGACCGGTCAATTACAAGTGCCACGAGCAACGGCACGGTTGAACTCGCCGGAACAACGCCTTCCTTTTGCCCTACGACGTTAATTTCTCCAACAGAGGTAACCGCTCCATCACTCTTAGCGGAGACCAAGAGTAGACTACCGATAAGTATCAAAACAATAGATATGTTTTTCATCTTTTAATTATACCTTGCGGTTCGGTCAGGGGGCTTAGCACCTTGACGTTTATTTCCGTAGATCCGCCTGCGCCGCTGTTGCAGGCTATGGGTTTGGATCTAACGCAAATCTCGCTACTGACTGCTGGCAACCGACGACCGACACCTATTAAAGCAACAGATTAAGGGAGAACCGCTGTGTTGTATTGTCTCGGAAATCCCCACTGAGCAGTTGAAACCCATAATCGATCTGGAGGGCAGTACCACTGATCGGAAGTTTAGCACTTCCACCGAAACTCAGCGTCGTTGCCGAACTGCCTCCACTTTTCACACCATAACCGCCGCGAACAGCAATGGATCGATTCAACCAGATTTCCATTCCTGTGCGTATATAAATTTCGCCATTGCGAGACGCAACTTCAAAACTCCCCAGACTGCCTCTCAACAAGTTGCTGACGGCTGCACCTTGCGCGCTCATCTCCGCGATAGACGCAAGTCTGTACGCCAAACCCGCGCGAATGTTTAACGGCACCGGATCTGTTTGGGTGTCAGATATGCTCATATCTGCGGGGAGCAAGTTTTCCACCGACGCGCCAAGACTCAGACTCTGGAAAGGTTTTGCGATTACGCCGAGATCAAAAGAAACGGCTGAACTGGAGGTATTGACGAAATATGGATTCTCTACGACAAATTCGTTTGCTGCGTCAAAAGAGGTACCGAAGAGTTTTAGATTTGCCCCGATTGCGAATTGCTTAAAAAGGGCATTTCCGTAAGAGAGACGCAACGTTTGTTCACGATAAACTTCGGAGTCTTCTGCTAAAATACCGAGCCCCGCGCCAATCGATCCGAATCTCCCGAATGGGATAACGCCGTTGGCAGCGTTGTAGGTGATAAGTCCATTAAAGCGTTGTGCGTGCGTAGCACCGAGATGGATATCATCAATATAACCCAATCCTGCGGCGTTGTAATCCGCGGCGTTGCTATCATCGGCAAGTGCGACGAAAGCGCCCCCTAAACCTAACGGTCTCGCGCCAACACCAATATTATTGAATGTTGCAGCGGCAACCGCAGGAAAAAGCGACACGATGAGTAGAATTAGACGGAATATATGTTTCAATTTTCTAATTTTCCTTGCGGATCTTTAATTTTTCCTCGCGGAGGCGCAGCGTGCGTTAGAACTTTGACGTGCGTTCCTCAAACCTGAAGAAATACCCAAGCAAAAACCCCTCCGCTACGCTTACGGGCTGCGCGTCTATGTTTAAAAAACCTCTTAGCCGACAACTATTCTTACTGATAACTGTTCCTCTGACAATCGATAACCGACAACCAATTCAATTCAGTCCACCTGTCATCGGGACAAAACGGACAGGGATAATCTCAGTGGTTTCGAGAGAGTGTCCCGAATTCTCATCGGTTTGAAGTCCTTTCCGAATTAGAAGGAGATTTTGTTCAGAGCCCCCGACAGGGATCACCATCCTACCACCCGGCTTGAGTTGCTGAATGAGCTGCTCAGGGATGTCCGTAGGTGCTGCCGCGACAAGCACAGCATCATAAGGTGCGTGTTCTTGCCAACCGTAATACCCATCTCCTTTTCTGAGATGAATGTTCCGATAGTTGAGTGCCCCTAATCGCGCTTTCGCACTTTTGACAAGTCCGGATATAATCTCAACAGAATAAACTTCTCTCGCCAATTCTGCCAGCACCGCTGTTTGATAGCCACACCCCGTCCCGATCTCAAGGACTTTTGAAACTGAGGTGAGTTCGAGCAAATCCGTCATCAACGCAACAATATACGGCTGCGAGATGGTTTGGTCAGCATCGATTGGTAACGCTCCATCCTGATACGCCACAGTCAGGTACTGCGGTTTTACAAAAAGGTGCCGTTCCACCTTCCGCATAACAGCAAGCACTTGCGGACTGTGAATGCCACGCGCTTCAATCTGATTCCGAACCATTTCGCGACGGAGTGCCGTGTAGTTCTTGGCGAAGAGCATCTTTCATTGGTTGTCGGTTAAGAGGTTTTCGTTTAGCCAAGGTCTTCTCTTGCCGACGGTTTCCGATGGCTGACGGTATATTGTCAATCACCGACACTTATATGATAAGGCATGAGAAGAAATAACCGATGTTTCCTGATTGTATTAAGGAGCCTCGCTGTGGTGCTCAATCCACCGTAGTGCGTAATAAACTGCAGCCGAGACTCAGTTTCCACATCTTTATCCTCCATGCGCAGGTTTCCCACAAAGGCTTTCGGGGCGAAAAACCCCTTCTGCGAGACGAATGGAAGTCCAAGGTTGTTGAGTAGTTGTGACATCCATGTCTTTTTCGGAAATTCGACGACCTCAACTGATTTTTCTGCTAATCCTGCGTGCTCGCGCGCGATCTCGATTGCGAGGCTTAAACCGCCCAACTCATCCACAAGTCCGTTTTCCTTCGCCTGTCTGCCTGACCAGATACGTCCGCGTCCAAGTCTATCTACATCCTCGACTGTGAGTTCGGATCGCCCGAGAGCAACTTTTTCAACGAAATCGTCATAAATCTCTTGAATCTGTTTCTGTACGATTGCTTTTTCAGCGAGTGGATAGTCTCCGTAATCGGTGTAAAAATCAGCGTGCTCGCCCCGTTTGAGAATCTCTTTATGGATGCCGAGTTTCTCATAAAGTCCTTTGAAACTATACTTACCGCCAACAACACCGATAGAACCGGTAATGGTTCCGGGTTCAGCAACGATTGTATTCGCGGGAGCCGCGATGTAATAGCCACCTGATGCTGCCACATTTCCCATTGACACCACGAACGGTTTCACCTCTTTGAGTTTTACCAATTCACGCCATATAGTGTCAGCGGCGACCACAAGCCCACCGCCGCTATCAATTCGCAAGACAACCGCTTTTATGGAAGCGTCGTCTTTTATCTCCTTGATAATACCTACGATTGTGTCGGCTCCCATCACTTGAGTGCCCATTAAGGGATCGACGAAACTATCGCCCATCAACATCAATCCTTCAGCATTAATGATTGCAACTTTCGGTTCTTGCCCCTGCCAGTCTTGTGAGGACAGGCGATTTCTTAGGTATCCACTGAGTGGCACCAAATCGGTTCTGGTATCAATGAGTTCAGTCACGACCTCAGGCAATTCATCTTCATAGACGAGTCTGTCGACCAGTTCAACAGCAAAGGCTTGACGAGCTGTGTAAGGTCCCGCGTCAATACGTTTTTTGACGTTTTCGCGTGTCCACCCACGTCCCTCTGCGATCGCGGCTACGAGTTGTTCATAGAGCTCATCCAAAATTATATTTTGGATCTCGCGGTGTGCTTCGGACATCTCGCGTCGAGTGAACGCCTCGGATGCGGATTTGTATTCACCGACATGCTCAAGATCGGCTCTAATACCGAGCATATCTAAGGCACCTTTGTAGAAGGAACGTTCTGTGCGTATACCAATGAGCCGGACCTCAGCGGACGGGTGGATCAGGATACCGTCACACGCAGATGCGACAATATAGTCGCCAGTGGAACAATTAGAGAGATAGCAGAGAACAACACGTCCCGACTCCCTAAAGTCCAAGATGGCATCTGACATTTCTTGAAGCTGCGCGATACCGGACTCGCTCCCATCAATACGGACAAGAACTCCAGCGACATCGTCATCCCACTTTGCGATAGGTAAGACCTGTTTGACGGAGCGCATCGGTAGGTCAAGGAACGTCCTACGGCGGGGCAGCGGTTTGGCTGTCGGTGTATTGGAAAAATGAAAATAGCCGACACCCGACCACGCGTCTCGATTACTGTCAAATGCGTTGCCCGTTCCAAATCCCCAATTTCCGAGATTTACACCGAAACGCACATCAAAACTCAGGTCGTTATTTAGGGTGCCACGGAGCATGAATTCTCGAATAGGGCGGACTTCCAAAGCATAACGGAGTTCTACACCGTCAATGCCTTGTGTTTTCTGCATGTCAATTGAGAGAGTTGCGCGCCATGTCCCCGGACGGAGTGCTACCCCTAAATCATAAGTACGTCCGAGTTTTTCT contains:
- a CDS encoding PorV/PorQ family protein produces the protein MSLFPAVAAATFNNIGVGARPLGLGGAFVALADDSNAADYNAAGLGYIDDIHLGATHAQRFNGLITYNAANGVIPFGRFGSIGAGLGILAEDSEVYREQTLRLSYGNALFKQFAIGANLKLFGTSFDAANEFVVENPYFVNTSSSAVSFDLGVIAKPFQSLSLGASVENLLPADMSISDTQTDPVPLNIRAGLAYRLASIAEMSAQGAAVSNLLRGSLGSFEVASRNGEIYIRTGMEIWLNRSIAVRGGYGVKSGGSSATTLSFGGSAKLPISGTALQIDYGFQLLSGDFRDNTTQRFSLNLLL
- a CDS encoding protein-L-isoaspartate(D-aspartate) O-methyltransferase, with product MLFAKNYTALRREMVRNQIEARGIHSPQVLAVMRKVERHLFVKPQYLTVAYQDGALPIDADQTISQPYIVALMTDLLELTSVSKVLEIGTGCGYQTAVLAELAREVYSVEIISGLVKSAKARLGALNYRNIHLRKGDGYYGWQEHAPYDAVLVAAAPTDIPEQLIQQLKPGGRMVIPVGGSEQNLLLIRKGLQTDENSGHSLETTEIIPVRFVPMTGGLN
- the sppA gene encoding signal peptide peptidase SppA, yielding MVSSLFTKHLGRIGRNVISAVFICGISTFCVAAPPKARTHLPSSSIAMSDDALATFFNPSGLAAGRGLNLYYLRTYQSDWAGDDAFFLAVPGAGFGMEFGAADADTDFTRYTFSGGYHLGNALYWGTSYSWMNSDDREYDKFRSLSMGLMYRRRYFSIGAAARDLNRPKLLGEKLGRTYDLGVALRPGTWRATLSIDMQKTQGIDGVELRYALEVRPIREFMLRGTLNNDLSFDVRFGVNLGNWGFGTGNAFDSNRDAWSGVGYFHFSNTPTAKPLPRRRTFLDLPMRSVKQVLPIAKWDDDVAGVLVRIDGSESGIAQLQEMSDAILDFRESGRVVLCYLSNCSTGDYIVASACDGILIHPSAEVRLIGIRTERSFYKGALDMLGIRADLEHVGEYKSASEAFTRREMSEAHREIQNIILDELYEQLVAAIAEGRGWTRENVKKRIDAGPYTARQAFAVELVDRLVYEDELPEVVTELIDTRTDLVPLSGYLRNRLSSQDWQGQEPKVAIINAEGLMLMGDSFVDPLMGTQVMGADTIVGIIKEIKDDASIKAVVLRIDSGGGLVVAADTIWRELVKLKEVKPFVVSMGNVAASGGYYIAAPANTIVAEPGTITGSIGVVGGKYSFKGLYEKLGIHKEILKRGEHADFYTDYGDYPLAEKAIVQKQIQEIYDDFVEKVALGRSELTVEDVDRLGRGRIWSGRQAKENGLVDELGGLSLAIEIAREHAGLAEKSVEVVEFPKKTWMSQLLNNLGLPFVSQKGFFAPKAFVGNLRMEDKDVETESRLQFITHYGGLSTTARLLNTIRKHRLFLLMPYHISVGD